GGCACCAGCAGGGAATATGCTCCTATAGAGTTTCCGGCAGTTGCAGATCTGGACGTGACAAACGCTTTAATAGCAGCGGGAAAAGCCTTAGGATACACATGTCATACGGGAGTCGTCCAGTGCAAGGACGCTTTTTACGGCCAGCATGAACCAGAAAAAATGCCTGTCAGCTATGAGCTTTTAAATAAGTGGGAGGCATGGAAGCGTTTAGGCTGTAAGGCCTCTGAGATGGAGTCGGCGGCTTTGTTTATTGTAGCCAGCTATTTAAAGGTTCGATGCGGATCAGATTTTTTGGTAGTGGGAAATCAGGAAAGAGAGGCAGCCGGACTGGATAATCCTATTGTCCATGACACAGAAGCTCCTATTAAAGTGGGAATAGAAGCTGTCAGAAGGCTGATTCAGGAAGACAGAAAATGAATTGACAGAACAGGAAGGTGCAGGAAGCAATGAGAAGATATAAAAGAATATTTACAGTGGTGCTGGATTCCTTGGGAATTGGAGCCATGGAGGAAGCCAAAGATTACGGGGATGCTGGAGCCGATACCTTGGGGCATATTGCAGAAAATACAAAGCAGTTTCACATACCTAATTTGCAAAGGCTGGGGATAGGAAACATCCGCCCTCTGCACGGCGTAAATCCGGCAAAGGAGCCTTTGGGAAAATATACGGCTTTAAAGGAAAAAAGCCTTGGAAAAGACACAATGACAGGCCACTGGGAGATGATGGGCCTTTATATTACCTCGCCTTTTAAAACATTTACTGAACACGGATTTCCCAAGGAGCTGATAGATGAGCTGTCAAAAAGAACAGGGCGGGTGATTATTGGAAATAAAAGCGCCAGCGGCACGGAAATATTAGATGAGCTGGGGGAGGAAGAAATAAACAAAGGTCATTTAATTGTTTATACCTCGGCGGATTCTGTTTTGCAGATATGTGGAAATGAAGAAACAATGGGCCTGGAAACCTTATATCACTATTGTGAGATTGCCAGAGAACTGACCTTAAAAGATCAGTGGAAGGTAGGGCGCGTGATTGCCAGGTCATATACTGGAAAGAAAAAAGGAGAGTTTGTAAGAACCTCCAACCGCCACGACTATGCATTAAAGCCTTTTGGCCCCACTGTATTAAATGCCTTAAAAGATAAGGGATATGATGTGATATCAGTAGGAAAAATATTTGATATTTTTGACGGGGAGGGTTTAACAGAAGCTTATAAATCTAAATCCTCTGTTCACGGAATGGAGCAGACGATAGAAATAGCCGGCAAGTCTTTCACAGGACTGTGTTTTACAAATCTGGTAGATTTTGACGCCCTGTGGGGGCACAGAAGAAATGTGGAAGGTTATGCAAAAGAGCTGGAAAGGTTTGACAAAAAGCTGGGAGAGCTGATGAATGCTTTAAAGGAAGACGATCTGTTGATTTTAACAGCTGATCATGGCAATGACCCGACTTATACTGGAACAGATCACACCAGAGAGAAGGTTCCCTTTATAGCCTGGTCGCCGTCTATGGAGGCAGGAGGCCCGCTGCCAGAACAGGAAACCTTTGCTGTAATTGGAGCTACAATCGCCTGCAACTTTCAGGTGAAAATGCCTGATGGCTGCATTGGAACCTCCTTATTAGATCTTTTGTCCGTATGAGTAGTAAAATGTATATAGAAAGCATGTACACTGACCTTAATTGCTACTTTATACAGGGAGATTTTAGAAAGGATTAGGGAGAATGAAAAAATTTTTACTGGAAAAGAAAAT
The window above is part of the Lachnoclostridium edouardi genome. Proteins encoded here:
- the udp gene encoding uridine phosphorylase; this translates as MQNYSGEAGLQYHLQIRKGDVGRYVILPGDPKRCEKIAAYFDHSKLVADSREYVTYTGYLDGEMVSVTSTGIGGPSASIAMEELVKCGADTFIRVGTCGGIDINVKGGDIVIATGAVRMEGTSREYAPIEFPAVADLDVTNALIAAGKALGYTCHTGVVQCKDAFYGQHEPEKMPVSYELLNKWEAWKRLGCKASEMESAALFIVASYLKVRCGSDFLVVGNQEREAAGLDNPIVHDTEAPIKVGIEAVRRLIQEDRK
- a CDS encoding phosphopentomutase; this encodes MRRYKRIFTVVLDSLGIGAMEEAKDYGDAGADTLGHIAENTKQFHIPNLQRLGIGNIRPLHGVNPAKEPLGKYTALKEKSLGKDTMTGHWEMMGLYITSPFKTFTEHGFPKELIDELSKRTGRVIIGNKSASGTEILDELGEEEINKGHLIVYTSADSVLQICGNEETMGLETLYHYCEIARELTLKDQWKVGRVIARSYTGKKKGEFVRTSNRHDYALKPFGPTVLNALKDKGYDVISVGKIFDIFDGEGLTEAYKSKSSVHGMEQTIEIAGKSFTGLCFTNLVDFDALWGHRRNVEGYAKELERFDKKLGELMNALKEDDLLILTADHGNDPTYTGTDHTREKVPFIAWSPSMEAGGPLPEQETFAVIGATIACNFQVKMPDGCIGTSLLDLLSV